One Haloplanus vescus DNA window includes the following coding sequences:
- a CDS encoding methylenetetrahydrofolate reductase, with the protein MTLTHADATSLLREPRFELMPFDSFEGQMEQLPDGAEIAVTASPQLGLDATVEWSERAAARGYEPIPHVAARYVRDRDHLDEVATRLADAGIADIFVPGGDREEPLGEFESAYDLLTALDDLGHEFAEVGITGYPEGHEFLEDDTLAAAMERKAPHATYLTTQLCYDPDAIAEWIETVRDRGIDLPVEVGIPGVMKYQRLLNISQKVGVGDSVRFLRKTSGVLGFVRQLVGSRGKYTPDGLVDGLAPYATDPEYGIRGLHIYTFNQVGDTEAWRRDRLGER; encoded by the coding sequence ATGACCCTCACCCACGCCGATGCGACGAGCCTGCTCCGCGAGCCACGCTTCGAGCTGATGCCGTTCGACAGCTTCGAGGGGCAGATGGAACAGTTGCCCGACGGCGCGGAAATCGCCGTCACGGCCTCGCCACAGCTCGGCCTCGACGCGACGGTCGAGTGGAGCGAGCGGGCGGCGGCCCGCGGCTACGAGCCGATTCCGCACGTGGCCGCGCGGTACGTCCGCGACCGAGACCACCTCGACGAGGTCGCGACTCGCCTCGCGGACGCGGGAATCGCCGACATCTTCGTGCCCGGCGGCGACCGAGAGGAACCGCTCGGCGAGTTCGAGTCGGCGTACGACCTCCTCACCGCGCTCGACGACCTCGGCCACGAGTTCGCGGAGGTGGGCATCACCGGCTACCCCGAGGGCCACGAGTTCCTCGAGGACGACACGCTGGCCGCGGCGATGGAGCGGAAGGCACCCCACGCGACGTATCTCACGACCCAGCTCTGTTACGACCCAGACGCGATAGCCGAGTGGATAGAGACGGTGCGCGACCGGGGCATCGACCTCCCCGTGGAAGTCGGGATTCCGGGCGTGATGAAGTACCAGCGCCTCCTGAATATCTCACAGAAGGTGGGTGTCGGCGACTCGGTGCGCTTCCTCCGGAAGACGAGCGGCGTGCTCGGATTCGTGCGCCAACTCGTTGGGTCGCGCGGGAAGTACACGCCCGACGGCCTCGTCGACGGACTGGCCCCCTACGCGACCGACCCCGAGTACGGGATTCGCGGCCTCCACATCTACACCTTCAATCAGGTCGGCGACACCGAAGCGTGGCGGCGCGACCGACTCGGTGAGCGGTAG
- a CDS encoding aminomethyltransferase family protein, whose product MVNDHPNHPEIDQSDRTLPRNLRQTGDPGIEMLVSTRVRKSPFFHKSFNEEGAWRCTVYNRIYHPRGLVEPEDGGAMKEYEALTESVTLWDVAVERQIRVKGPDAEALTDYVITRDATGIEPMHGKYVILCNEDGGILNDPILLRIAEDEFWFSISDSTLMQWLQGVNVGMDFDVEIDEIDVAPMQIQGPRSEDVLVDVVGEEVSDIPYYGLLDAEINGCDVLVSQTGFSGEKGFEIYVQDASENAERVWDPVMASVKDHGGRQIAPGHHRRIAAGILSWGQDMDHETSPFQVNLGYQVPDDKPGDYIGKEELERQKALVEDGEYPFNLKLVGLKIAGEPIRDYAPDFWIISDPDTGKECGYMTSPWWNPDLETNIGLGFVPAEKLQAESDALLNDEIYEQDLDLEFRVHLPDEYAEEAGEPAYATVAEVPFKESVNPSAREQAKLNARKE is encoded by the coding sequence ATGGTTAACGACCATCCCAACCACCCGGAAATCGACCAGTCGGACCGAACGCTCCCGCGGAATCTGCGACAGACCGGCGACCCCGGCATCGAGATGCTCGTCTCGACGCGCGTGCGGAAGTCGCCGTTCTTCCACAAGTCGTTCAACGAGGAGGGGGCGTGGCGCTGTACCGTCTACAACCGAATCTACCACCCGCGGGGACTCGTCGAACCCGAAGACGGCGGCGCGATGAAGGAGTACGAGGCGCTGACCGAGAGCGTCACGCTGTGGGATGTCGCGGTCGAGCGACAGATTCGGGTGAAGGGGCCGGATGCCGAGGCACTCACCGACTACGTCATCACCCGCGACGCGACTGGCATCGAACCCATGCACGGGAAGTACGTCATCCTCTGCAACGAGGACGGCGGCATCCTGAACGACCCCATCCTCCTGCGAATCGCCGAGGACGAGTTCTGGTTCTCCATCTCGGACTCGACGCTCATGCAGTGGCTTCAGGGCGTCAACGTCGGGATGGACTTCGACGTGGAAATCGACGAAATCGACGTGGCGCCGATGCAGATACAGGGGCCGCGCTCCGAGGACGTGCTGGTCGACGTCGTCGGCGAGGAGGTCAGCGACATCCCCTACTACGGACTGCTGGACGCGGAGATCAACGGCTGTGACGTGCTGGTGAGTCAGACCGGCTTCTCCGGCGAGAAGGGCTTCGAAATCTACGTGCAAGACGCGAGCGAGAACGCCGAACGCGTCTGGGACCCCGTCATGGCGTCGGTCAAGGACCACGGCGGGCGACAGATTGCGCCGGGCCACCACCGCCGCATCGCCGCCGGCATCCTCTCGTGGGGCCAAGACATGGACCACGAAACCTCGCCGTTCCAGGTGAACCTCGGGTATCAGGTGCCGGACGACAAGCCCGGTGACTACATCGGGAAGGAAGAACTCGAACGGCAGAAAGCGCTCGTCGAGGACGGTGAGTACCCGTTCAACCTGAAACTCGTCGGCCTGAAGATTGCGGGCGAACCGATTCGAGACTACGCCCCCGACTTCTGGATAATCTCCGACCCCGACACCGGGAAGGAGTGTGGTTACATGACCTCGCCGTGGTGGAATCCGGACCTCGAGACGAACATCGGCCTCGGGTTCGTGCCGGCGGAGAAACTACAGGCCGAGTCCGACGCTCTACTCAACGACGAAATCTACGAGCAGGACCTCGACCTGGAGTTCCGGGTCCACCTTCCCGACGAGTACGCCGAGGAAGCGGGCGAACCCGCGTACGCGACGGTCGCGGAGGTGCCGTTCAAGGAGTCGGTAAACCCGAGCGCGCGCGAACAGGCGAAGCTGAACGCCCGGAAGGAGTAA
- the solA gene encoding N-methyl-L-tryptophan oxidase has product MSHRDERRDVIVVGVGGMGSATAYHLASRGVDVLGLERFDIPHTQGSSHGITRIIRRAYYEHPSYIPLIERAYELWDDLAEETGREVIHRTGSIDAGPQGNVVFEGSRRSCEEHDIPHEVLTGAELNERFPGYNLPDDYRALYQEDGGFVVPEQSIVGHTEAAQAAGAEIRAREGVHDWAPTPDGGVRVWTDTDTYEADRLVLAAGAWNYKLADALDGLAVPERQVLAWFQPETPELFEPDSLPVWNIAVPEGRFYGLPIYDVPGFKLGKYHHLGEAVNPDSYDTDPQPADEVLLRDFTEKYFPKAAGPTMRLATCMFTNSPDEHFILDQLPDHPQVVVGAGFSGHGFKFATVIGEVLADLAADGETAHPIDMFSLDRFE; this is encoded by the coding sequence ATGAGTCATCGTGACGAGCGACGCGATGTCATCGTCGTCGGCGTCGGTGGCATGGGCAGCGCAACCGCATATCACCTCGCCTCTCGCGGGGTAGACGTTCTGGGACTGGAGCGATTCGACATCCCGCACACGCAGGGGTCCTCACACGGCATCACGCGCATCATCCGACGCGCGTACTACGAACACCCCTCGTACATCCCCCTCATCGAACGGGCGTACGAGCTCTGGGACGACTTGGCCGAGGAGACGGGCCGTGAGGTCATCCACCGCACCGGCTCCATCGACGCCGGTCCGCAGGGCAACGTCGTCTTCGAGGGGTCGCGGCGCTCCTGCGAGGAACACGACATCCCCCACGAGGTGCTGACGGGCGCGGAACTCAACGAGCGATTCCCCGGCTACAACCTCCCCGACGACTACCGCGCGCTCTATCAGGAGGACGGCGGCTTCGTCGTCCCCGAACAGTCCATCGTCGGTCACACCGAGGCGGCACAGGCGGCGGGTGCCGAGATTCGCGCCCGCGAGGGCGTCCACGACTGGGCGCCGACGCCCGACGGCGGCGTTCGCGTCTGGACCGACACGGACACCTACGAGGCCGACCGCCTCGTCCTCGCCGCCGGGGCGTGGAACTACAAGCTCGCGGACGCCCTCGACGGCCTCGCCGTTCCCGAACGGCAGGTGCTCGCGTGGTTCCAACCCGAGACGCCCGAACTGTTCGAACCCGACTCCCTGCCGGTGTGGAACATCGCCGTCCCCGAGGGGCGGTTCTACGGCCTGCCCATCTACGACGTGCCGGGGTTCAAACTGGGCAAGTACCATCACCTCGGCGAGGCGGTCAACCCGGACAGCTACGACACCGACCCGCAACCGGCCGACGAAGTGCTCCTCCGTGATTTCACCGAGAAGTACTTCCCGAAGGCCGCCGGGCCGACGATGCGACTCGCCACCTGTATGTTCACCAACTCCCCGGACGAACACTTCATCCTCGACCAGCTGCCCGACCACCCACAGGTGGTCGTCGGCGCTGGGTTCTCGGGCCACGGCTTCAAGTTCGCGACGGTCATCGGCGAAGTGCTCGCCGACCTCGCCGCCGACGGCGAGACGGCCCATCCCATCGACATGTTCAGTCTCGACCGCTTCGAGTGA
- a CDS encoding GcvT family protein yields the protein MSSDSTVPSSAATVVVGAGAVGCSVAYHLSELGAENIVVVDQGPLPVTGGSSTHAPGIMFQTSPSKLMTKTAHYTSRLLSDAGVYDEVGGIEVARSEERMDFLQRRVEHATAYGLPDPQLLSPGEVSDHLPLVDEDEILGGYYSPTDGRVDGVAALQWYMEQSDADFYGHTTVTDLDVSGGEVTAVETDRGRIECGRCVLATNNWGYQTGQLAGLDLPIAPVQHQYAVTEPLDELADEAVAPRVDTADMEIPGDRSIADAMSQAPTRPVGRDQDHSLYFRTHGDALGLGSYNHEALPVDPRKMGGNTDERQASVREFTAEHWERATHPDRDTSPKQAFEELLPVTKDIDFATTENGIFVFTPDGMPVLGEPEAIDDLWTGLAIWWTHSGGYGKILAEWMETGVPKLPSGPVEVGGIHVDRFEPHAGSPDYFVDRGSTRYRQVYSIVEPGWQPDDHRALRRSPFYHHQQELDAEFTQSGGWEVPKWYDSNADLVDRYADQIPEREGWRGINRSPIQGAEHLHTREHVSMYDMTSFSSIVVEGADAAAFLQRMCTNDVDIDPGRVRYSLLCNEGGTALGDVTVVRLDTDEFLVTTGGGNSPGIHGGWLKDHAPETVSVTIEEGSRATVGLWGPKSRLLLQRVTDADVSAESFPYFSAKQIYVGDVPVLALRVSYVGELGWELWAPSEYGGRLWETLWEAGQDLDVRPMGSGALESMRLEKGYRLWGTDLDTDSDPFAAGLSFAVDMDTDFVGKDALADIQRDGPDSRLVPMTLDDATDAVLGGRPVLDDGSALGYVVAGDYGYSLGESIAYAYLPTDYAESGTSVQIRCEGTTYDATVRDEPLFDPGRSKILR from the coding sequence ATGAGTAGCGATAGCACGGTACCGTCGTCTGCGGCCACCGTCGTCGTCGGCGCCGGGGCCGTCGGATGTAGCGTCGCGTACCACCTCTCGGAGTTGGGCGCTGAGAATATCGTCGTCGTCGACCAGGGACCGCTCCCGGTCACGGGTGGGTCCTCGACGCACGCGCCGGGCATCATGTTCCAGACGTCGCCGTCGAAGCTGATGACGAAGACGGCCCACTACACGAGTCGGCTTCTCTCCGACGCCGGCGTCTACGACGAGGTGGGTGGCATCGAAGTCGCCCGCTCCGAGGAGCGGATGGACTTCCTCCAGCGACGGGTCGAACATGCGACGGCGTACGGCCTCCCCGACCCGCAACTCCTCTCGCCCGGCGAGGTGAGCGACCACTTGCCCTTGGTCGACGAAGACGAAATCCTCGGCGGCTACTACTCCCCGACCGACGGACGGGTCGACGGCGTCGCCGCGCTCCAGTGGTACATGGAGCAGTCCGACGCAGACTTCTACGGCCACACCACGGTGACGGACCTCGACGTCTCGGGCGGCGAGGTCACCGCCGTCGAGACAGACCGGGGCCGAATCGAGTGCGGGCGCTGCGTGCTCGCCACCAACAACTGGGGGTATCAGACCGGCCAGTTGGCGGGGCTCGACCTCCCAATCGCGCCCGTCCAGCACCAGTACGCGGTCACCGAACCCCTCGACGAGCTCGCCGACGAGGCGGTCGCCCCCCGCGTCGACACCGCCGACATGGAGATACCGGGCGACCGCAGCATCGCCGACGCCATGAGTCAGGCGCCGACTCGCCCGGTCGGCCGCGACCAAGACCACTCGCTCTACTTCCGCACTCACGGCGACGCCCTCGGACTCGGCTCGTACAACCACGAGGCGCTCCCTGTCGACCCCCGAAAGATGGGGGGCAACACCGACGAACGGCAGGCGTCGGTCCGGGAGTTCACGGCCGAACACTGGGAGCGGGCCACCCACCCCGACCGCGACACGTCACCGAAGCAGGCCTTCGAGGAACTCCTCCCCGTCACCAAGGACATCGACTTCGCGACCACCGAGAACGGCATCTTCGTGTTCACGCCCGACGGGATGCCGGTCCTCGGCGAACCCGAAGCCATCGACGACCTCTGGACCGGCCTCGCCATCTGGTGGACACACTCCGGCGGCTACGGGAAGATTCTCGCCGAGTGGATGGAGACGGGTGTCCCGAAACTCCCCTCGGGCCCTGTCGAAGTCGGCGGCATCCACGTCGACCGCTTCGAACCCCACGCCGGCAGCCCGGACTACTTCGTCGACCGCGGGTCGACGCGCTATCGGCAGGTGTACAGCATCGTCGAACCCGGATGGCAACCCGACGACCACCGCGCCCTCCGGCGGAGTCCGTTCTACCACCACCAGCAGGAGCTCGACGCCGAGTTCACCCAGTCCGGCGGCTGGGAGGTGCCGAAGTGGTACGATTCGAACGCCGACTTGGTCGACCGCTACGCCGACCAGATTCCCGAGCGAGAGGGGTGGCGGGGAATCAACCGCTCGCCCATCCAGGGGGCCGAACACCTCCACACCCGCGAGCACGTCTCGATGTACGACATGACCTCGTTCAGTTCCATCGTCGTCGAGGGAGCCGACGCCGCGGCCTTCCTCCAGCGGATGTGTACGAACGACGTCGACATTGACCCCGGCCGGGTGCGGTACTCCCTGCTCTGTAACGAGGGCGGAACCGCCCTCGGCGACGTGACTGTCGTCCGCCTCGACACCGACGAGTTCCTCGTGACGACCGGCGGCGGCAACTCGCCCGGCATCCACGGTGGCTGGCTGAAAGACCACGCCCCGGAGACGGTGTCGGTCACTATCGAGGAAGGGTCGCGAGCGACGGTCGGCCTCTGGGGGCCGAAATCTCGGCTCCTCCTCCAGCGCGTGACCGACGCCGACGTGTCCGCCGAGTCGTTCCCCTACTTCAGCGCGAAGCAAATCTACGTCGGCGACGTGCCCGTCCTTGCGCTCCGGGTGTCCTATGTCGGCGAACTTGGCTGGGAGCTGTGGGCGCCGTCGGAGTACGGCGGCCGCCTCTGGGAGACGCTCTGGGAGGCCGGCCAGGACCTCGACGTACGGCCAATGGGGAGTGGCGCCCTCGAATCCATGCGTCTCGAGAAGGGCTACCGGCTCTGGGGGACGGACCTCGACACCGACAGCGACCCCTTCGCCGCGGGACTGTCCTTCGCCGTCGACATGGACACCGACTTCGTCGGCAAGGACGCGCTGGCCGACATCCAGCGCGACGGCCCCGACAGCCGACTCGTCCCGATGACACTCGACGACGCCACGGACGCCGTCCTCGGCGGCCGGCCCGTTCTCGACGACGGGTCAGCGCTTGGCTACGTCGTCGCCGGTGACTACGGCTACAGCCTCGGCGAGTCCATCGCCTACGCTTACCTCCCCACCGACTACGCGGAGTCGGGGACCAGCGTCCAGATTCGTTGCGAGGGGACCACCTACGACGCCACGGTGCGCGACGAACCGCTCTTCGACCCGGGCCGCTCGAAGATCCTGCGATAA
- a CDS encoding BCCT family transporter — protein MADSDERPGEMSEGLQVELFHPESDREPGDTNIQALGFDIHPVVFPVALVLIGLFVLVTLALGEQASSMYTALFNFIGDNFGWFYLLAVNLFIVVLLYFAFSKYGKIRIGGVEAEKEFSDFSWMAMLFSAGMGIGLMFFSVSEPLYYFQNVPGFWGAQPETGAAGSAAMAQTFFHWGFHPWAVYGLVGLGLAFFSFNRGLPLTFRSIFWPLLGDRIYGWPGHIIDLVTVFATLFGLATSLGLGVKQVNTGLSYVGGDMLGVASVPTNPFVQILLIGGITLIATLSVAAGLDGGVKRLSTINLYLMFALLGFLLIAGPTVFILGTWVEGLGAYFNNILALGFFRGTLAPGGGTVTAWTVFYWGWWIAWSPFVGMFIARISKGRTVREFVMGVLVLPALFSTIWLSTFGGSALFNSLQGNGAALATYNDVGQTVAMFAMLEQFPLGALSGILATLLVVTFFVTSSDSGSLVIDHLTSGGKHDVPRVQRIFWALVEGLVAAILLWGGGLTALQTAAITTGLPFAAILCLMCYTVYLGLSNEYEILESEEFAESIEELSDNENVDVVTAGDEMVTDVKENDDPASSD, from the coding sequence ATGGCTGATTCAGACGAGCGACCGGGCGAGATGTCCGAGGGGCTGCAGGTGGAGTTGTTCCACCCCGAATCGGACCGCGAACCCGGGGATACGAACATCCAGGCGCTGGGGTTCGACATCCACCCCGTCGTCTTCCCGGTGGCGCTGGTGCTTATCGGGCTGTTCGTCCTCGTGACGCTCGCCCTCGGCGAGCAGGCGTCGTCGATGTACACCGCCCTGTTCAACTTCATCGGCGACAACTTCGGCTGGTTCTACCTCCTCGCGGTGAACCTGTTCATCGTCGTCCTCCTGTACTTCGCGTTCAGCAAGTACGGCAAAATCCGAATCGGCGGCGTCGAGGCCGAAAAGGAGTTCAGCGACTTCTCGTGGATGGCCATGCTGTTCAGCGCGGGCATGGGCATCGGCCTCATGTTCTTCAGCGTCTCCGAACCGCTGTACTACTTCCAGAACGTTCCGGGCTTCTGGGGCGCCCAGCCCGAAACCGGCGCCGCGGGGTCCGCGGCGATGGCTCAGACGTTCTTCCACTGGGGATTCCACCCGTGGGCCGTCTACGGCCTCGTCGGCCTCGGCCTCGCCTTCTTCTCGTTCAACCGCGGCCTGCCGCTGACCTTCCGGTCCATCTTCTGGCCGCTACTCGGTGACCGCATCTACGGCTGGCCCGGCCACATCATCGACCTCGTGACGGTCTTCGCGACGCTGTTCGGCCTCGCTACCTCGCTCGGCCTCGGCGTCAAACAGGTCAACACTGGCCTCTCGTACGTGGGTGGTGACATGCTCGGTGTCGCTTCCGTCCCCACTAACCCCTTCGTGCAGATACTGCTCATCGGGGGTATCACCCTCATCGCGACACTCTCCGTCGCCGCCGGCCTCGACGGCGGCGTCAAGCGCCTGAGCACCATCAACCTCTACTTGATGTTCGCGTTGCTCGGCTTCCTCCTGATCGCCGGCCCCACCGTGTTCATCCTCGGGACGTGGGTGGAGGGTCTCGGCGCGTATTTCAACAACATCCTCGCCCTCGGCTTCTTCCGTGGCACCCTCGCGCCCGGCGGCGGCACCGTCACCGCGTGGACCGTCTTCTACTGGGGCTGGTGGATAGCGTGGTCGCCCTTCGTCGGGATGTTCATCGCCCGTATCTCGAAGGGACGGACCGTCCGCGAGTTCGTCATGGGCGTGCTGGTGCTGCCGGCGCTGTTCTCCACCATCTGGCTCTCGACGTTCGGCGGGAGCGCCCTGTTCAACTCGCTGCAGGGTAACGGCGCCGCGCTCGCGACGTACAACGATGTCGGTCAGACCGTCGCCATGTTCGCCATGCTCGAACAGTTCCCGCTCGGGGCGCTCTCGGGTATCTTGGCGACGCTGCTCGTCGTCACCTTCTTCGTCACGTCCTCGGACTCGGGGTCGCTCGTCATCGACCACCTGACCTCCGGCGGGAAACACGACGTGCCGCGCGTCCAGCGAATCTTCTGGGCGCTCGTCGAGGGCCTCGTCGCGGCAATCCTGCTCTGGGGTGGCGGCCTGACCGCCCTCCAGACGGCCGCCATCACCACGGGACTACCCTTCGCCGCCATCCTCTGTCTGATGTGTTACACCGTCTACCTCGGCCTCAGCAACGAGTACGAAATCCTCGAATCTGAGGAGTTCGCCGAGTCCATTGAGGAGCTCTCCGACAACGAGAACGTCGACGTCGTCACCGCGGGCGACGAGATGGTGACCGACGTCAAGGAGAACGACGACCCGGCGAGCAGCGACTGA
- a CDS encoding universal stress protein, translating into MYDTILIPFDGSDEARKGANHGIDLAATCGATVHALYVIDLPGAPRTLYLRDDEDEMRERYHEYGEEVTTELCEMANDAGVECTTAVRTGSPGEEIVDYAKEHDMGAIVLGSAYRGKFRAILGSTAEKVVRTAESPVITVRQQMND; encoded by the coding sequence ATGTACGATACCATTCTGATTCCGTTCGACGGAAGCGACGAGGCGAGGAAGGGTGCGAACCACGGCATCGACCTCGCGGCGACGTGTGGCGCGACGGTCCACGCGCTGTACGTCATCGACTTGCCGGGCGCGCCGCGGACGCTGTATCTCCGCGACGACGAGGACGAGATGCGGGAACGCTACCACGAGTACGGTGAGGAGGTCACGACCGAACTCTGTGAGATGGCGAACGACGCCGGCGTCGAGTGTACCACGGCAGTCCGAACCGGGTCACCGGGCGAGGAAATCGTCGACTACGCCAAGGAACACGATATGGGCGCCATCGTCCTCGGGAGCGCGTACCGCGGGAAGTTCCGCGCGATTCTCGGGAGCACGGCTGAGAAGGTGGTCCGGACCGCGGAGTCGCCGGTCATCACCGTCCGCCAGCAGATGAACGACTAG